A stretch of Suncus etruscus isolate mSunEtr1 chromosome 9, mSunEtr1.pri.cur, whole genome shotgun sequence DNA encodes these proteins:
- the LOC126018705 gene encoding LOW QUALITY PROTEIN: putative olfactory receptor 5AK3 (The sequence of the model RefSeq protein was modified relative to this genomic sequence to represent the inferred CDS: substituted 1 base at 1 genomic stop codon) translates to MKLENNTQVTEFILLGFVNQHKYRYVLFTLFLIIYMTALVGNIGMILLIRTDTRLQTPMYFFLQHLAFADLCXTSAITPKTVHNFLAENKAISFGGCTAQLFVYAMFVTVDCFDLSAMAVDRYVAICHPLRYSTIMSQRVCILMVVGLYIISIINASVHTGFAFSLSFCRSNVINHFFCDGPPILALSCSSIELNILLLFVFVSFNLSFTVLVVIISYIYILVAILKISSAEGRKKAFSTCGSHLTTVIMFYVTLFYMYFQPRSDAYHENMKVASVFYGVVIPMLNPLIYSLRNKEVKEAIKLLGKNIFK, encoded by the coding sequence ATGAAACTTGAAAATAACACTCAAGTGACTGAATTCATCCTCCTAGGATTTGTTAACCAGCACAAATATCGCTATGTCCTCTTCACTTTATTTCTAATCATCTATATGACTGCCCTGGTGGGTAATATTGGAATGATCTTACTCATCAGGACTGATACCAGACTCCAGACACCTATGTACTTTTTCCTACAACACTTGGCCTTTGCAGATCTCTGTTAAACCTCTGCTATCACTCCCAAAACAGTGCATAATTTCTTAGCAGAGAATAAAGCTATATCATTCGGGGGCTGTACTGCACAGTTATTTGTTTATGCAATGTTTGTAACTGTTGATTGCTTTGACCTGTCTGCTATGGCAGTGGACCGCTATGTAGCCATCTGTCATCCACTTCGCTATTCCACAATCATGTCTCAAAGAGTCTGCATACTAATGGTAGTTGGTTTGTATATAATCAGTATAATAAATGCTTCTGTGCACACAGGGTTTGCATTTTCATTGTCCTTCTGTAGGTCGAATGTCATCAATCACTTTTTCTGTGATGGCCCCCCAATTCTTGCCCTTTCATGCTCCAGTATTGAACTCAATATTCTGCTACTGTTTGTGTTTGTGAGCTTTAACTTGTCTTTCACTGTGTTGGTGGTCATTATATCCTACATCTATATCCTGGTTGCCATCTTGAAGATTTCTTCggcagaagggaggaaaaaagccTTCTCCACCTGTGGCTCCCACCTGACCACTGTCATCATGTTCTATGtaactcttttttatatgtacttTCAGCCTCGCTCTGATGCTTATCACGAGAATATGAAAGTGGCCTCTGTATTTTATGGCGTTGTGATACCCATGCTGAACCCCCTGATCTACAGTTTGAGGAATAAGGAGGTAAAAGAAGCAATAAAGTTGctggggaaaaatatttttaaatga
- the LOC126018706 gene encoding putative olfactory receptor 5AK3 produces the protein MKLENKTEVTEFILLGFSSQHKYRHVLFILFLIIYVTSMVGNIGMISLIRTDSRLQTPMYFFLQHLAFVDICYTSAITPKMLHNFIADNTTVSFRGCIIQLLVYAMFATDDCYLLAAMAVDRYVAICHPLRYSIIMSQRVCIQLVAGSYVAGSINASVHTGFTFSLSFCRSNTINHFFCDVPPILALSCSSIDINIMLLVVFVGFNLSFTVLVVIVSYVYILAAILKISSAAGRKKAFSTCASHLTAVIIFYGTLSYMYLQPPSDTYQENMKVASVFYGIVIPMLNPLIYSLRNKEVKEAIKLTCKAFLNWIQFVKN, from the coding sequence atgaaacttgaaaataaaactgaagtgACTGAATTCATCCTCCTCGGATTTAGTTCCCAACACAAATATCGCCATGtcctcttcattttatttctaattatctaTGTGACATCCATGGTAGGTAACATtggaatgatctcacttatcagGACTGATTCCAGACTTCAAACACCTATGTATTTTTTCCTACAACATTTGGCCTTTGTGGATATTTGTTATACCTCTGCTATCACTCCCAAAATGCTGCACAACTTCATAGCAGACAATACAACTGTATCATTCAGGGGCTGTATTATACAATTATTAGTTTATGCTATGTTTGCAACTGACGATTGCTACCTCCTGGCTGCTATGGCAGTAGATCGCTATGTAGCCATCTGTCACCCACTTCGCTATTCCATAATCATGTCTCAAAGAGTCTGCATACAATTAGTAGCAGGATCATATGTGGCAGGCTCAATAAATGCTTCTGTGCACACAGGGTTTACATTTTCATTGTCCTTCTGTAGGTCTAATACTATCAATCATTTTTTCTGTGATGTTCCTCCAATTCTTGCCCTTTCATGCTCTAGTATTGATATCAATATCATGCTACTTGTTGTGTTTGTGGGTTTTAACTTGTCTTTCACTGTGTTGGTTGTCATTGTATCCTATGTCTATATTCTGGCTGCTATCCTGAAGATTTCTTCTGCAGCCGGGAGGAAAAAAGCCTTTTCCACCTGTGCCTCCCACCTGACTGCTGTCATCATTTTCTATGGAACTCTCTCATACATGTACTTACAACCTCCCTCTGATACttatcaagagaatatgaaagtgGCCTCTGTGTTTTATGGCATTGTGATACCTATGTTGAATCCTTTGATATACAGTTTACGGAATAAGGAGGTAAAAGAAGCTATAAAATTGACATGTAAAGCTTTTCTAAATTGGATTCAATTTGTCAAAAACTGA